In Oryza brachyantha chromosome 1, ObraRS2, whole genome shotgun sequence, the following are encoded in one genomic region:
- the LOC102718512 gene encoding rop guanine nucleotide exchange factor 9, which yields MVRRSLLRGHSLDRFLPRRLITMSSSPSFSSSSSPSPSLSSSSRGSNSGRWCGSVADEDDDAAPPLPPLQKRVLSRSHGSRAKPGGSLDLPPPVPSKTVRDSGPPSDMELMKEKFAKLLLGEDMSGTGKGVSSALALSNAITNLAASVFGEQRRLEPMGADRRARWNKEIDWLLSVTDHIVEFVPTQQASTDGTSMEVMGTQQRRDLLMNVPALRKLDAMLLEYLDNFKDDQEFWYVSKNSDENEGGGAPRQGDKWWIPTVRVPPEGLSDTSRKWILHQKDLVGQVLKAAMAINADVLTEMEIPEEYIETLPKNGRSSLGDSIYKCITDDYFDPNELINSVDLSTEHKIVDLKDRIEASVVIWQRKICNKLSWGPGVSLEKREQFEERAQTVLLILKHRFPGVPQSSLDISKIQYNRDVGYAILESYSRTLESLAFAVLSRIEDVLYADAVARDPKRAKSRRRPSIVDIPDVTTMDGALEEEERLSSMDANSVQWQEQELESKGADANGGKLRKVHRMVTKKILHIEKIDNVGGGLRGFSQR from the exons atggtgCGGCGGTCCCTGCTGCGCGGCCACAGCCTCGACAGGTTTCTACCGAGGCGCCTGATCACCATGTCCTCCAGCCCTTCCTTctcttcctcgtcgtcgccgtccccgtcgttgtcgtcgtcctcgcgTGGAAGCAACAGCGGCAGGTGGTGCGGCAGCGTGgcggacgaggacgacgacgcggccccgcctctgccgccgctgcaGAAGCGGGTGCTGTCGAGGAGCCACGGCTCCAGGGCCAAACCGGGTGGCTCCCTCGACCTGCCCCCGCCGGTGCCATCGAAGACCGTCCGTGACAGTGGGCCGCCTTCAG ATATGGAACTGATGAAGGAGAAGTTCGCCAAGCTGCTGCTCGGGGAGGACATGTCCGGCACCGGCAAAGGGGTCTCCTCCGCTCTCGCTCTCTCCAACGCCATCACCAATCTCGCAG CTTCGGTATTCGGGGAGCAGCGCCGTCTTGAGCCCATGGGTGCCGACCGGAGAGCTCGATGGAACAAGGAGATCGACTGGCTGCTGTCTGTCACCGACCACATCGTCGAATTCGTCCCTACGCAACAGGCGTCCACGGATGGAACCAGCATGGAG GTGATGGGTACCCAGCAGCGCAGGGATCTTCTCATGAACGTCCCGGCATTGCGGAAACTCGACGCCATGCTCCTt GAGTATCTTGACAATTTCAAAGATGATCAAGAATTCTGGTACGTGTCTAAAAACTCTGATGAGAATGAAGGGGGTGGTGCACCAAGACAAGGCGACAAGTGGTGGATCCCAACAGTTCGAGTCCCTCCTGAGGGTCTGTCGGATACATCGAGAAAGTGGATTCTGCACCAGAAGGACCTTGTAGGGCAAGTGCTGAAGGCAGCCATGGCCATTAATGCTGATGTTCTTACAGAGATGGAGATCCCAGAAGAATATATCGAAACTCTCCCTAAG AATGGAAGGTCCAGCCTCGGAGACTCGATATACAAATGTATCACTGATGATTATTTTGATCCCAACGAGCTCATAAACTCTGTAGACCTGTCGACAGAGCACAAGATTGTCGATCTCAAAGACCGAATTGAGGCCTCCGTTGTCATTTGGCAGAGGAAAATTTGCAACAAACTCTCATGGGGCCCTGGCGTCAGCTTGGAGAAACGAGAGCAATTCGAAGAGCGGGCACAAACTGTCCTGCTCATCCTCAAGCACAGGTTCCCTGGTGTTCCTCAGTCTTCACTCGACATCAGCAAGATACAATACAACAGG GATGTTGGATACGCCATCTTGGAGAGCTACTCCAGGACCCTCGAGAGCTTAGCTTTTGCAGTTTTATCACGGATCGAAGATGTTCTCTatgccgacgccgtcgcccgAGACCCAAAGCGCGCGAAATCAAGGAGAAGGCCCAGCATAGTTGACATCCCAGATGTCACCACCATGGACGGTGCgctggaggaagaggagaggctgaGCAGCATGGATGCCAATTCCGTGCAGTGGCAGGAGCAAGAACTCGAGAGCAAAGGCGCGGATGCCAACGGCGGGAAGCTGAGGAAAGTTCACCGCATGGTCACTAAGAAGATTTTGCACATAGAGAAAATCGATAATGTGGGGGGCGGGTTGAGAGGCTTTTCTCAGAGGTAG
- the LOC102704191 gene encoding peroxiredoxin-2C gives MAPIGVGDTLPDGQLGWFDGEDKLQDVSVHGLAAGKKVVLFGVPGAFTPTCSNQHVPGFINQAEQLKAKGVDEILLVSVNDPFVMKAWAKTYPDNKHVKFLADGLGTYTKALGLELDLSEKGLGIRSRRFALLADNLKVTVANIEEGGQFTISGADEILKAL, from the exons ATGGCCCCGATTGGCGTCGGCGACACCCTCCCCGACGGCCAGCTGGGGTGGTTCGACGGGGAAGACAAGCTGCAGGATGTCTCCGTgcacggcctcgccgccggcaagaAGGTCGTACTCTTCGGTGTCCCCGGTGCCTTCACCCCCACCTGCAG CAATCAGCATGTCCCAGGCTTCATCAATCAGGCTGAGCAGCTCAAAGCCAAGGGTGTAGACGAGATCTTGCTTGTCAGTG TTAATGACCCCTTTGTCATGAAGGCGTGGGCAAAGACATACCCGGACaataaacatgtaaaattCCTTGCTGATGGTTTGGGAACATACACGAAGGCACTGGGTCTTGAGCTTGACCTATCTGAGAAAGGACTTGGTATTCGTTCGAGACGGTTTGCTCTCCTTGCTGACAACCTCAAAGTCACTGTTGCAAACATTGAGGAAGGTGGGCAATTCACAATCTCTGGTGCTGACGAGATCCTCAAGGCACTGTAA
- the LOC102704465 gene encoding probable beta-1,4-xylosyltransferase IRX9L: MSRRNAGAMQREGSVKDWEEFDPSPSPKLAYSQSYVAMRGLLTSMASLDLVLMSSSLKSAWATILSHKHARSLERSRSKGMSCKRAMLHLLVCFMVGIFIGFTPPFSVDLSGKIASENGRLPFDGDAIDRQMVEHQGTKLEPFIVGAESEASDEPQVEESPPVPAMLDDEADFVEASPIVYSVSDSGIAAKKQLIVITTTSVRPHQAYYLNRLAHVLKDVPPPLLWIVAEWPYQSRETAEILRSSGVMYRHLICNRNTTNIRKIVVCQKNNAIFHIKKHRLDGIVHFADEERAYSADLFEEMRKIRRFGTWPVAIHIGTKYRVVLEGPLCKGNQVTGWHTNQRRGVPRRFPIGFSGFAFNSTILWDPQRWNSPTLESIIVHSGGRGGLQESRFIEKLVEDESQMEGLGDNCTRVMVWNFELEPPQVNYPTGWLLQKNMDAVVPIT; this comes from the exons ATGTCCCGAAGGAATGCCGGGGCAATGCAGAGGGAGGGGTCAGTCAAGGACTGGGAGGAATTTGATCCCTCGCCGTCTCCCAAGCTGGCGTACTCGCAGTCCTATGTTGCTATGAGGGGACTTCTGACATCAATGGCCTCTCTGGACCTTGTCCTGATGTCTAGCAGTCTCAAGTCTGCTTGGGCAACTATATTGTCCCACAAGCATGCCCGGTCCTTGGAGAGGTCAAGGTCCAAGGGAATGAGCTGCAAGAGGGCCATGCTGCACTTATTAGTGTGCTTCATGGTTGGTATCTTCATTGGATTCACGCCACCCTTTTCTGTAGACTTATCGGGGAAGATAGCTTCTGAAAATGGGAGGCTTCCATTTGATGGGGATGCCATTGACAGACAAATGGTAGAGCATCAAGGTACTAAGTTGGAGCCATTCATAGTGGGGGCTGAATCTGAAGCAAGCGATGAGCCACAGGTTGAAGAGAGTCCACCAGTCCCTGCAATGTTGGATGACGAGGCAGACTTTGTCGAAGCCTCACCTATTGTATATTCTGTTAGTGATTCTGGCATTGCCGCAAAGAAGCAGCTGATAGTTATTACAACAACCTCTGTTCGACCGCACCAGGCATATTACTTAAATCGTCTGGCTCATGTGCTAAAAGATGTCCCGCCTCCTCTTCTGTGGATAGTGGCAGAGTGGCCATATCAGTCCCGCGAAACAGCAGAAATACTGAGGTCTTCTGGGGTCATGTACAGACATCTTATCTGCAATCGGAATACTACAAATATAAGGAAGATTGTTGTCTGCCAAAAGAATAACGCGATTTTTCACATTAAGAAGCACCGTCTAGATGGTATAGTTCATTTCGCTGATGAAGAGAGAGCATACTCAGCTGACCTGTTTGAGGAAATGCGGAAAATAAG GCGCTTTGGTACATGGCCAGTAGCAATACATATTGGGACAAAGTACAGAGTGGTTTTAGAAGGCCCCCTTTGTAAGGGTAATCAAGTCACTGGATGGCACACAAACCAGAGAAGGGGTGTACCACGTCGATTTCCAATCGGTTTCTCTGGATTTGCTTTTAACAGCACTATACTTTGGGATCCTCAGAGATGGAACAGCCCCACTTTAGAGTCTATTATAGTCCATTCAGGTGGCAGAGGTGGCTTGCAG GAGTCGAGATTTATTGAGAAGCTTGTTGAGGACGAGAGTCAAATGGAAGGCCTTGGGGATAATTGCACTCGAGTTATGGTCTGGAATTTCGAATTGGAACCTCCTCAAGTCAACTACCCTACTGGCTGGTTGCTGCAGAAGAATATGGATGCCGTTGTTCCTATAACATAA